In Pseudomonas sp. PDM14, a genomic segment contains:
- a CDS encoding OprD family outer membrane porin: protein MKSPTVAAAGLLLTACSPGMAADALLLSRNYLIHNDFRTESPSGKSLTREWAQGLIGQYRSDLTRGSVGLGVDLHGFLGIKLDGGRGHSGTGLLPVDSDGRSPAEYSSAGGAIRLVHGDSTLAYGEMAVETPVFDTGDKRLQPEYATGWFLEDRTLPGLTLQAGRFTAFKNQDSSSGHDDFSGYGATTRFGSISLAGATWVADDHSWGGALYTSSLQDVWRQSYANVNLRRGRWSLDSNLYRTVDSQAARAGKIDTLAYSLMTRLSLAEHTLSLGYQKIEGDTPFDFVGGDSIYLANSVKFADFNGPNERSWQARYQWNGQSIGVTGLSFSARYVRGSDIDGTRAQGGGAYNHFDGSNYHPLQGRGGKHWERDIDIGYVVQSGAARGLSVSMAHVTHRANAAQAGSDIDRIYVIVEYPLDLRAGGVL, encoded by the coding sequence ATGAAGTCCCCCACGGTAGCCGCCGCAGGGCTGCTGCTAACAGCATGCTCTCCGGGTATGGCAGCTGACGCGCTTCTGTTGTCACGCAACTACCTTATCCACAACGACTTCCGCACCGAGAGCCCAAGCGGCAAGAGTCTGACACGCGAATGGGCGCAGGGGCTCATCGGTCAGTACCGCAGTGACCTCACGCGGGGCAGCGTGGGTTTGGGTGTCGATCTCCATGGGTTTCTGGGCATCAAACTCGACGGTGGACGCGGTCATTCCGGAACTGGGCTTTTGCCGGTAGACAGTGATGGCAGAAGCCCTGCGGAGTATTCATCTGCGGGCGGCGCGATACGGCTCGTCCACGGCGATAGCACGCTTGCGTATGGCGAGATGGCAGTGGAAACACCTGTATTCGACACAGGCGACAAGCGGCTTCAGCCGGAGTACGCCACTGGTTGGTTTCTCGAGGATCGAACGCTTCCGGGCCTTACCCTGCAAGCTGGACGCTTCACCGCATTCAAGAACCAGGACTCCAGCTCAGGGCATGACGATTTTTCCGGGTACGGCGCTACTACTAGATTCGGAAGCATCAGCCTGGCGGGTGCGACTTGGGTTGCGGACGACCATAGCTGGGGTGGTGCGCTTTATACGTCATCGCTCCAGGATGTCTGGCGACAGTCCTACGCGAATGTCAATCTGCGCCGAGGGCGATGGTCTCTGGACAGTAACCTGTATCGTACCGTCGATTCGCAGGCTGCCCGCGCCGGTAAGATAGATACCTTGGCATACAGCCTGATGACGCGACTGTCCCTTGCGGAGCACACGCTAAGCTTGGGTTACCAGAAGATAGAGGGGGATACCCCGTTCGATTTTGTCGGCGGCGACTCGATCTACCTCGCAAACTCCGTCAAGTTTGCCGACTTCAATGGGCCAAACGAGCGCTCATGGCAGGCCCGCTACCAATGGAATGGCCAGAGCATCGGAGTCACCGGCCTTTCGTTTTCGGCGCGCTATGTTCGCGGCAGCGATATCGATGGCACCCGTGCACAAGGTGGAGGTGCCTACAACCACTTCGATGGCAGTAACTATCACCCTCTGCAGGGTCGGGGCGGTAAGCATTGGGAGCGCGACATCGATATCGGTTATGTCGTCCAGTCCGGTGCGGCCCGTGGCCTATCTGTAAGCATGGCCCATGTTACTCATCGAGCGAACGCTGCACAGGCTGGGTCAGATATAGATCGTATCTACGTCATCGTCGAGTATCCGCTGGATCTGCGAGCAGGGGGTGTTTTATAA
- a CDS encoding antibiotic biosynthesis monooxygenase family protein yields MIYEIALLPVHSDQIEKFRHAFAEVAPLLCRAKGYCGHMLAQGIETPQQFNLIVRWQSLEDHTPGFEASDDHRVFMMGLEAYFSAEPQVYHIEGAAFALGDPAF; encoded by the coding sequence ATGATCTATGAGATCGCTCTACTGCCCGTTCACAGCGACCAGATTGAAAAGTTCAGGCATGCATTTGCCGAGGTTGCTCCTTTGCTCTGCCGTGCAAAAGGTTATTGCGGGCACATGCTGGCCCAAGGGATCGAAACTCCGCAGCAATTCAATCTGATCGTGCGCTGGCAATCCCTCGAGGATCACACGCCGGGCTTCGAGGCGAGTGACGATCACCGGGTGTTCATGATGGGCCTGGAGGCGTACTTCTCGGCAGAGCCGCAGGTCTATCACATTGAGGGGGCGGCTTTTGCGCTGGGTGATCCTGCTTTCTGA
- a CDS encoding zinc-dependent alcohol dehydrogenase family protein translates to MKAMMLKSFGGPQSFELRDVPKPVPGAGQVLVRIHATAINPLDYQVRRGDYADLVPLPAITGHDVSGVVEEVGSGVTAFVPGDAVWYTPQIFEGPGSYAEYHVAAQGIVAKKRASLSHLEAASLSLVGGTAWEALTVRAALKVGESILIHGGAGGVGHVAIQLAKAIGARVFTTVREANIEFARRMGADVIIDYEKEDYVDVINRETDGRGVDVVFDTIGGDALSRSPDVLAQLGRVVSIVDIAQPQNLIQAWGKNASYHFVFTRQNRGKLDELSTLIARGQLRPHVGAVYSLADLALAHAQLESPNNGLQGKIAIAVVPASDLANVELTCGESHDL, encoded by the coding sequence ATGAAAGCGATGATGCTCAAGTCCTTCGGCGGCCCGCAGTCGTTCGAACTTCGCGATGTGCCAAAACCGGTTCCGGGCGCGGGGCAAGTCTTGGTCCGGATACACGCGACCGCCATCAATCCTTTGGATTATCAGGTCCGACGTGGCGATTATGCCGACCTGGTGCCACTTCCGGCGATTACCGGTCATGACGTATCTGGCGTTGTCGAGGAAGTCGGGTCGGGTGTCACGGCTTTCGTTCCCGGGGACGCCGTCTGGTACACCCCGCAAATATTCGAGGGCCCGGGAAGTTATGCCGAATACCACGTGGCGGCCCAAGGCATTGTCGCGAAGAAGCGTGCTTCGCTGAGTCATCTCGAGGCGGCAAGCCTGAGCCTGGTGGGCGGAACGGCATGGGAAGCACTGACGGTGCGAGCGGCACTCAAAGTGGGCGAAAGCATCCTGATACACGGCGGTGCAGGGGGCGTCGGTCATGTCGCGATCCAGTTGGCGAAAGCCATTGGTGCGCGAGTCTTTACCACCGTGCGTGAAGCGAACATTGAGTTCGCACGACGCATGGGTGCCGATGTGATCATCGACTACGAAAAAGAGGATTACGTCGATGTCATCAACCGGGAAACCGATGGTCGCGGAGTCGATGTGGTGTTCGACACCATCGGCGGCGACGCATTGTCCCGCAGCCCCGACGTCCTCGCCCAACTTGGCCGGGTTGTCAGCATCGTGGACATCGCCCAGCCACAGAACCTCATCCAGGCCTGGGGCAAGAACGCGAGTTATCACTTCGTGTTCACCCGCCAGAACCGCGGCAAGCTGGACGAATTGAGCACGTTGATCGCGCGCGGCCAACTGCGCCCGCACGTTGGCGCGGTCTATTCACTGGCCGATCTTGCACTCGCCCATGCGCAGTTGGAGAGCCCCAACAACGGCCTTCAAGGAAAGATCGCGATTGCCGTCGTGCCGGCGTCTGATCTGGCAAACGTTGAACTCACTTGCGGGGAATCCCATGATCTATGA
- a CDS encoding NAD(P)H-dependent flavin oxidoreductase, which translates to MSRLPAPLDRLPFPVIGSPMFIISTPKLVIEQCKAGVVGSMPALNARPASLLEDWLAEVTETLAAYNQANPDNPAAPFSINQIVHKSNDRLEHDMELCVKYKVPVIITSLGAREDIYAAAHSYGGVVLHDVINNAFARKAVEKGADGLIAVATGAGGHAGVKSPFALIQEIRQWFDGPLALSGSIATGGAILAAQAMGADFAYIGSAFIATEEANAAEAYKHAIVDGTSDDIVYSNLFTGVHGNYLKPSILAAGLDPDNLAESDPSKMNFGSSDAKAWKDIWGCGQGIAPISKVQKVSAFISQLKREYAEAKARLA; encoded by the coding sequence ATGTCTAGACTGCCTGCCCCGCTGGATCGCCTGCCATTTCCGGTCATCGGCTCACCTATGTTCATCATCAGCACGCCGAAGTTGGTCATCGAACAATGCAAGGCCGGCGTGGTTGGTTCCATGCCGGCCCTCAACGCTCGCCCCGCCTCGTTGCTGGAAGACTGGCTGGCCGAAGTGACCGAGACGCTCGCAGCCTACAACCAGGCCAACCCCGACAACCCGGCCGCCCCGTTCTCGATCAACCAGATCGTGCACAAGAGCAACGACCGCCTGGAGCACGACATGGAGCTCTGCGTGAAGTACAAGGTGCCCGTCATCATCACGTCGCTGGGAGCACGTGAGGACATCTACGCGGCGGCTCACTCCTACGGCGGCGTCGTCCTGCACGACGTGATCAACAACGCCTTCGCCCGCAAGGCGGTCGAGAAAGGCGCCGACGGCCTGATCGCGGTCGCCACCGGTGCCGGCGGCCATGCCGGGGTGAAGAGCCCCTTCGCGCTGATCCAGGAAATCCGCCAGTGGTTCGACGGTCCGCTGGCCTTGTCCGGCTCCATCGCCACCGGCGGCGCCATCCTGGCCGCGCAGGCCATGGGCGCGGACTTCGCCTATATCGGTTCGGCATTCATCGCCACCGAGGAAGCCAATGCGGCCGAGGCCTACAAGCACGCCATTGTCGATGGCACATCCGATGACATTGTCTACAGCAACCTGTTCACCGGGGTCCACGGCAACTACCTGAAGCCCTCGATCCTGGCCGCCGGCCTGGACCCGGACAACCTTGCCGAGAGCGACCCGAGCAAGATGAATTTCGGCAGTAGCGACGCCAAGGCGTGGAAGGATATCTGGGGCTGTGGCCAGGGCATCGCGCCGATCAGCAAGGTGCAGAAAGTCTCCGCGTTCATTTCCCAGCTCAAGCGCGAATACGCCGAAGCCAAGGCCAGGCTGGCCTGA
- a CDS encoding DUF1348 family protein: protein MSEIRQPVPPFTRETAILKVRLAEDGWNSRDAGKVALAYTPDTRWRNRAEFASSRAEAEAFLRRKWNKELEYRLIKELWAFTDNRIAVRYAYEWHDDSGNWFRSYGNENWEFADNGLMAHRFACINDLPISEAERKFRWPLGRRPDDHPGLSDLGL from the coding sequence ATGTCCGAGATTCGCCAACCGGTTCCGCCCTTCACCCGCGAGACCGCGATCCTCAAGGTGCGCCTGGCCGAAGACGGCTGGAACAGCCGCGATGCCGGCAAGGTCGCCCTCGCCTACACCCCCGATACGCGCTGGCGCAACCGCGCCGAATTCGCCAGCAGCCGCGCGGAGGCCGAAGCCTTTCTGCGGCGTAAATGGAACAAGGAACTGGAGTACCGGCTGATCAAGGAGCTCTGGGCCTTCACCGACAACCGCATCGCCGTGCGCTACGCCTACGAATGGCACGACGACTCCGGCAACTGGTTCCGCTCCTACGGCAACGAGAACTGGGAGTTCGCCGACAACGGCCTGATGGCCCACCGCTTTGCCTGCATCAACGACCTGCCCATCAGCGAGGCAGAACGCAAATTCCGCTGGCCACTCGGGCGCCGCCCGGATGACCATCCGGGGCTGTCAGACCTGGGCCTGTAG
- a CDS encoding ArsR/SmtB family transcription factor, producing MDLLEVFKALSNRTRLEILKGLKDPAKSFPPQDEGDVLTVGVCVSSIQEGVGLSQSTVSDYLATLQRAGLVEVRRIGQWTYYKRNEATISALAEIIGREL from the coding sequence ATGGACCTACTTGAAGTTTTCAAAGCGCTATCAAACCGTACCCGTCTCGAAATCCTGAAGGGTTTGAAGGATCCGGCGAAAAGCTTCCCTCCGCAGGATGAGGGGGATGTGCTCACGGTTGGCGTTTGCGTCAGTAGCATCCAGGAAGGCGTCGGGCTGTCGCAGTCGACGGTGTCTGATTATCTTGCAACGCTGCAGCGGGCAGGGTTGGTTGAAGTCAGGCGCATTGGCCAGTGGACGTACTACAAACGCAACGAAGCAACCATCAGCGCCCTTGCCGAGATCATCGGCAGAGAGCTGTAA
- a CDS encoding pyridoxamine 5'-phosphate oxidase family protein, producing the protein MDHLPETRKKSPWHAGEKKLQEHFHAAERMEELGQRVIRDYMPDQHREFYHQLPFMVVGAVDAENRPWATLLEGPEGFVTSADPYHLLLDTLPDPQDPATPGLQAGHAIGMLGIELHTRRRNRMNGVIQSTSKGGLEVAVEQSYGNCPKYIQERIYTLLPEPQNGKPARQDFTALNEQTTAWIRGADTFFIASFVDHDADTRSVDVSHRGGRAGFIKVEGNRLTIPDYAGNLFFNTLGNLQTNPVAGLLFVDFTTGDMLQLFGRTELLLDSPLIKAFEGAERLWTVEVEQVVLRPAALNIRWLFSDYAPTSLATGTWAETDARLQQVEQRKQWQQWRVARVEQESSDIRSFYLTPDDEAVVPFSPGQHLPVRILAAGDEALVRTYTVSSAPSDGHIRISVKRQGKASFHLHDHIQVGEVLEVRAPVGSFTLTDSATRPVVLLGAGVGITPMISMARELVAQNIAQQTVRPIHLFQSARTLADLPFQQELRELMERSAGSLKVHRTLSNPETEARLEHDYQVAGRLDFTQVKARLPLDDYDFYLCGPGGFLQAMYDGLRGVNIADQRIHAEAFGPSALTRTASEAPPSLEQPPAAEGPVPVYFNASGSEARWKPGAGSLLELAESKGLSPEFSCRGGSCGTCATKLLSGAVHYSNPPAQLPGDDKVLICCAIPAQTDGSTQPLVLDL; encoded by the coding sequence TGATCCGTGACTACATGCCCGACCAGCACCGCGAGTTCTACCACCAGTTGCCGTTCATGGTGGTCGGCGCCGTCGATGCTGAAAACCGCCCCTGGGCCACCCTGCTGGAAGGGCCAGAAGGTTTCGTCACCTCGGCCGATCCATACCACCTGCTGCTCGACACCCTGCCCGACCCGCAAGACCCGGCCACGCCCGGCCTGCAGGCCGGCCATGCCATCGGCATGCTCGGCATCGAGCTGCACACCCGCCGCCGTAACCGCATGAACGGGGTGATTCAGAGCACCTCGAAAGGTGGCCTGGAAGTGGCGGTCGAGCAGTCCTATGGCAACTGCCCCAAGTACATTCAGGAACGTATCTACACCCTGCTGCCGGAGCCACAAAACGGCAAGCCGGCGCGCCAGGATTTCACCGCACTGAATGAGCAAACCACGGCGTGGATACGCGGCGCCGACACGTTTTTCATCGCCAGCTTTGTCGACCACGATGCCGACACCCGCTCGGTGGATGTGTCCCATCGCGGCGGCCGCGCCGGCTTCATCAAGGTGGAAGGCAATCGCCTGACCATCCCCGACTACGCCGGCAATCTGTTCTTCAACACCCTGGGCAACCTGCAAACAAACCCGGTGGCCGGCCTGCTGTTTGTCGACTTCACCACCGGCGACATGCTGCAACTGTTCGGCCGCACCGAGCTGCTGCTCGATAGCCCGCTGATCAAGGCCTTCGAGGGCGCCGAGCGGCTATGGACCGTCGAGGTCGAGCAGGTGGTGTTGCGCCCGGCGGCGCTGAATATCCGCTGGCTGTTCAGCGACTACGCGCCCACCAGCCTGGCCACCGGCACCTGGGCGGAAACCGACGCGCGCCTGCAGCAGGTCGAGCAGCGCAAGCAATGGCAGCAATGGCGCGTGGCGCGGGTGGAACAGGAAAGCAGCGATATCCGCTCGTTCTATCTCACTCCCGACGATGAGGCCGTGGTGCCCTTCTCGCCCGGCCAGCATTTGCCGGTACGCATTCTCGCTGCCGGTGATGAAGCGTTGGTGCGTACCTATACCGTGTCCAGCGCGCCGTCCGACGGGCATATCCGCATCAGCGTAAAACGCCAGGGCAAGGCCTCGTTTCATCTGCACGACCACATTCAGGTCGGCGAGGTGCTGGAGGTGCGCGCGCCGGTGGGCAGTTTTACCCTCACCGACAGCGCCACGCGGCCGGTGGTGTTGCTCGGTGCCGGCGTGGGTATCACGCCGATGATCTCCATGGCCCGCGAGCTGGTGGCGCAGAACATTGCCCAGCAGACGGTGCGGCCGATCCATCTGTTCCAGAGCGCACGCACCCTGGCCGACCTGCCGTTTCAGCAGGAACTGCGCGAGCTGATGGAGCGCTCGGCCGGCTCTCTGAAGGTGCATCGCACCCTGAGCAATCCCGAGACCGAGGCGCGCCTGGAGCACGATTATCAGGTGGCTGGGCGTCTGGACTTTACCCAGGTCAAAGCACGTCTGCCGCTGGATGACTACGACTTCTACCTGTGCGGCCCGGGCGGTTTTCTGCAGGCCATGTACGACGGTCTGCGCGGCGTGAATATCGCCGACCAGCGCATCCACGCCGAAGCCTTTGGCCCCTCGGCCCTGACCCGCACCGCCAGCGAAGCGCCACCCAGCTTGGAGCAACCGCCCGCCGCCGAAGGGCCGGTGCCGGTGTACTTCAATGCCTCGGGCAGCGAAGCGCGCTGGAAGCCCGGTGCCGGCAGCCTGCTGGAACTGGCCGAAAGCAAAGGCCTGAGCCCGGAGTTCAGTTGCCGTGGCGGCTCCTGTGGCACCTGCGCCACCAAGCTGCTGAGCGGCGCCGTGCACTACAGCAACCCACCTGCGCAGTTGCCGGGCGACGACAAGGTGCTGATCTGCTGCGCCATCCCCGCGCAAACCGACGGCAGCACTCAACCCCTGGTCCTGGATCTCTAA
- a CDS encoding acetoacetate decarboxylase (ADC), with protein MKFRNVAILAGVLLNATAFSSWAANVPEPGQSATATTTIAGQVIPVVAGGLYDRYHSNPPLSVIASEAPGIDLSWFKELKKTKVDMGFESYSPNFYYKNSRVTVVFTADLDRLRALMPAEVLEQVQPLQVWPGRGLVAVTAYAYEYCDNDSYNEIALSIVTNKPGNANLGPVSLIGQSMSEDFWGYVLKLPVNTELAKVRGVVGYNLPKWLTGINLRETDKSVIFEILDNQTGKVDVTLETEKLGDLSSEVGLVTNSFTNIGHNGELSYGYAVSRQLRHASSTREDAVKLVLSDGSLSTYIKSLGLGKMMKYEYVPEFQSALYAPAPLKGMLEND; from the coding sequence ATGAAATTCAGAAACGTAGCGATACTGGCGGGGGTTCTCCTGAACGCCACGGCTTTTTCTTCTTGGGCCGCGAACGTGCCCGAGCCTGGCCAGAGCGCGACGGCCACGACCACCATCGCGGGGCAGGTCATTCCCGTCGTGGCGGGCGGATTGTACGACCGCTATCACTCCAACCCTCCGCTCTCCGTGATCGCGTCCGAAGCACCCGGTATCGACCTGAGCTGGTTCAAGGAGCTCAAGAAAACCAAGGTCGACATGGGCTTCGAGTCCTACTCGCCGAACTTCTATTACAAGAACAGCAGGGTCACCGTGGTCTTCACCGCGGATCTGGACAGGCTGCGAGCGCTGATGCCCGCCGAGGTCCTGGAACAGGTCCAACCGCTTCAGGTCTGGCCGGGTCGAGGTCTGGTGGCAGTGACCGCCTACGCCTATGAGTATTGCGACAACGACAGCTACAACGAGATCGCCCTGTCCATCGTCACCAACAAGCCTGGGAACGCCAATCTGGGGCCGGTTTCCCTGATCGGTCAGTCGATGTCGGAGGACTTCTGGGGTTACGTGCTCAAGCTCCCGGTCAACACGGAGCTGGCCAAGGTAAGGGGCGTGGTCGGCTACAACCTGCCCAAGTGGCTGACCGGTATCAACCTGCGGGAAACCGATAAATCGGTGATCTTCGAGATACTCGACAACCAGACGGGGAAGGTCGATGTCACGCTCGAGACGGAGAAACTGGGTGATCTTTCCAGCGAGGTTGGCCTGGTCACCAACAGCTTCACCAACATCGGCCACAACGGCGAGCTGAGCTACGGCTACGCGGTTTCGCGCCAGTTGCGTCATGCTTCCAGCACCCGCGAAGACGCGGTGAAACTGGTGCTGAGCGACGGCAGCCTGTCGACCTACATCAAGTCATTGGGGCTGGGCAAAATGATGAAGTACGAGTACGTGCCGGAATTCCAGAGCGCGCTGTATGCCCCTGCGCCGTTGAAAGGGATGCTGGAGAACGACTGA
- a CDS encoding alpha/beta fold hydrolase, with translation MKKLFSIIVVGLAGAAGGLYFSPTALLASTQLVEQRMAGLSSREIQVGEFTIRYYEGGPADGETLLMLHGFGGNRDTWLRFSRPLTERYRVIALDLPGFGESSKPDVSYDVDSQVERLHALVQALGLRKLHLIGNSMGGHIAALYSARHGDDVLSLALLNNAGVTTPIKSEMIQRVQRGEPNPLVVRKPEDFDVLMHFVFVTPPEMPGPLKKHFAEQSMASRDHLDRIFAQLRERYVPLEPELPNIQVPTLLLWGDQDRVLDVSSIEVMKPLLKKPSVVIMQQCGHVPMLERPDETARHYQDFLNANRG, from the coding sequence ATGAAGAAACTGTTTTCAATCATCGTCGTGGGGCTCGCAGGCGCTGCCGGCGGCCTGTATTTCTCGCCCACGGCGCTCCTGGCTAGCACGCAGCTTGTCGAGCAACGCATGGCGGGGTTGTCGAGCCGGGAAATCCAGGTCGGCGAGTTCACCATTCGCTACTACGAAGGCGGCCCGGCGGACGGCGAAACCCTCTTGATGCTGCATGGCTTCGGCGGCAACCGCGACACCTGGCTGCGCTTTTCCCGGCCGCTCACCGAGCGTTACCGTGTCATCGCCCTCGACTTGCCGGGCTTTGGTGAAAGCAGCAAACCGGATGTCAGCTACGACGTCGACAGCCAGGTCGAGCGTTTACACGCGCTGGTCCAGGCCCTGGGCCTGCGCAAACTGCACCTGATCGGCAACTCCATGGGCGGCCACATCGCCGCGCTCTACAGCGCTCGCCACGGCGATGACGTGCTCAGTCTGGCCCTGCTGAACAACGCCGGAGTGACCACGCCGATCAAGAGCGAGATGATCCAGCGCGTGCAGCGCGGCGAGCCCAACCCGCTGGTGGTGCGAAAACCGGAAGACTTCGATGTGCTGATGCATTTTGTCTTCGTCACCCCGCCCGAGATGCCGGGGCCGCTGAAGAAGCACTTCGCCGAGCAGTCGATGGCCAGCCGTGATCACCTCGACCGTATCTTCGCCCAGCTGCGCGAACGCTATGTGCCGCTGGAGCCGGAGCTGCCAAACATCCAGGTTCCGACCCTGCTGCTGTGGGGCGATCAGGACCGGGTCCTGGACGTGTCCAGCATCGAGGTGATGAAACCGCTGTTGAAGAAACCCAGTGTGGTGATCATGCAGCAGTGCGGCCACGTGCCGATGCTCGAACGCCCGGACGAAACCGCCCGCCACTATCAGGATTTTCTCAACGCCAACCGCGGCTGA
- a CDS encoding DoxX family protein, with translation MKHSPPMHPATAWALLYMRVSAALLLLIVHGLPKVLNWSAELRLIEDPLHLGATLTLSFAVFAEVVCPLLIITGICARLACIPVLAVLLVSVVLVHPHWSLAEGQFAWLMIIVFGGLAVAGPGPFSIYRLGRSAPSPALSGQA, from the coding sequence ATGAAGCATTCCCCCCCGATGCATCCCGCCACTGCCTGGGCGCTTCTTTACATGCGGGTCAGTGCTGCACTTCTACTGTTGATCGTGCATGGTTTGCCAAAAGTTCTGAACTGGAGCGCCGAGCTGCGGTTAATCGAGGACCCACTTCATCTCGGTGCGACGCTCACCTTGAGCTTTGCGGTGTTCGCAGAAGTTGTATGTCCTTTGCTGATAATCACGGGAATATGTGCACGTCTCGCATGTATCCCTGTTCTCGCAGTGCTGCTCGTATCGGTTGTGTTGGTGCACCCGCATTGGTCTCTGGCCGAAGGTCAGTTCGCCTGGCTGATGATCATTGTCTTCGGCGGCCTTGCAGTTGCCGGCCCTGGGCCATTTAGCATCTATCGACTGGGGCGTTCCGCGCCTTCTCCCGCTCTATCGGGGCAAGCATGA